ATTGAATGAACGATATAAAAACACTGCTGCCCCAGCGTGAGCCGTTTTTATTTATTGATGCGCTGCTTGCGGCCAGCTGCAGCCAGATTGTCGGCGTAAAAAAATATGAGCGGGACTTTCTATTTCGCCAGGAGCTTGATGGCAGATTCATCGTTCCGGGGGCAATTCTGGTCGAAGGGCTGATCCAGTGCGGCGGCGCCGGACTGGCCTGGATGGGGCTGACCGGCGATGAACTGTGGGG
This genomic interval from Dendrosporobacter quercicolus contains the following:
- a CDS encoding 3-hydroxyacyl-ACP dehydratase FabZ family protein: MNDIKTLLPQREPFLFIDALLAASCSQIVGVKKYERDFLFRQELDGRFIVPGAILVEGLIQCGGAGLAWMGLTGDELWGLAVLERVRWRAVVEPPAVVTMKVSTHKITKRMLRQTGAGFCGDQPCLSATWCCVKFR